A genomic region of Methanothermobacter thermautotrophicus str. Delta H contains the following coding sequences:
- a CDS encoding NusA-like transcription termination signal-binding factor, whose protein sequence is MTIKFTTNEIRYIALFESMTGAMVKDCIVDDENGRVTFLVKKGDMGLAIGKKGSTVAKVQKALDKGVEVIEHSNDPVEFIKNLMAPAKVRSIRILQKENGEKIATVETDPKNKRIAIGRGGQNIERARLLARRQHNISNIIIK, encoded by the coding sequence GTGACTATCAAATTTACCACAAATGAGATAAGGTACATTGCACTCTTTGAGAGCATGACGGGTGCAATGGTGAAGGACTGCATCGTGGATGATGAAAACGGCAGGGTAACCTTCCTTGTCAAGAAGGGTGATATGGGTCTGGCCATAGGTAAAAAGGGAAGCACGGTTGCCAAGGTTCAGAAGGCCCTTGATAAGGGTGTTGAAGTAATAGAACACTCAAACGACCCCGTGGAGTTCATAAAGAACCTCATGGCACCCGCCAAGGTCAGGAGTATCAGGATACTCCAGAAGGAAAACGGTGAAAAGATAGCCACAGTCGAAACAGACCCCAAGAACAAGAGAATCGCCATTGGACGTGGCGGGCAGAACATTGAGAGGGCCAGACTTCTGGCCAGAAGACAGCATAACATAAGCAATATTATAATAAAATAA
- a CDS encoding 30S ribosomal protein S12, whose protein sequence is MPGLFAAKKLKSKRQKFKWKDTHYKRRSLRLDVKADPLEGAPQARGIVIEKVGIEAKQPNSAIRKCVRVQLIKNGKQITAFAPGDGAIGFIDEHDEVVVEGIGGPSGRSMGDIPGVRWKVTKVNNVSLQEMVKGKIEKPVR, encoded by the coding sequence TTGCCAGGACTTTTCGCAGCAAAGAAACTTAAAAGCAAGAGGCAGAAGTTCAAATGGAAGGACACACACTACAAGAGGAGATCACTGCGCCTCGACGTTAAGGCGGACCCCCTTGAGGGAGCACCCCAGGCCAGGGGCATAGTGATCGAGAAGGTTGGTATAGAGGCAAAACAGCCAAACTCAGCCATAAGGAAATGTGTCAGGGTCCAGCTAATAAAGAACGGAAAACAGATCACCGCCTTCGCACCTGGCGACGGCGCCATTGGTTTTATCGATGAACACGATGAGGTTGTTGTTGAGGGTATAGGTGGACCTTCAGGAAGGTCCATGGGTGACATACCCGGTGTCAGGTGGAAGGTGACAAAGGTCAACAACGTATCCCTGCAGGAAATGGTTAAAGGGAAAATAGAAAAACCTGTGAGGTAA
- the rpsG gene encoding 30S ribosomal protein S7 codes for MSLVFDKWELDEVKVEDMGLAKYICLDSILVPHTMGRHVKRQFAKSKVSIVERLINKVMRTERNSGKKNKAYKIVQEAFEIINRRTKENPVQILVKAVENTSPREETTRIKYGGIGYQVAVDISPQRRVDLSLGFITRGAMQAAFKNKKSIEECLANEIMLAAEYDTRSFAIQKKEEKERIARSAH; via the coding sequence ATGAGTTTAGTTTTTGATAAATGGGAACTGGACGAGGTCAAGGTTGAGGACATGGGCCTCGCCAAGTACATATGCCTTGACAGCATACTCGTCCCCCACACCATGGGAAGACACGTCAAGAGACAGTTCGCAAAGTCAAAGGTCTCCATTGTTGAGAGGCTCATAAACAAGGTCATGAGGACAGAGAGGAATTCAGGTAAAAAGAACAAGGCCTACAAGATAGTGCAGGAAGCCTTTGAAATAATAAACCGGAGGACCAAGGAGAACCCTGTTCAGATCCTTGTTAAGGCAGTTGAAAACACATCCCCAAGGGAGGAGACCACAAGGATCAAGTACGGTGGTATAGGATACCAGGTCGCAGTTGACATCTCACCCCAGAGGAGGGTGGACCTCTCACTCGGATTCATAACCAGGGGCGCCATGCAGGCAGCATTCAAGAACAAGAAGTCCATAGAGGAGTGCCTTGCAAATGAGATAATGCTGGCTGCAGAGTACGACACAAGAAGCTTCGCGATACAGAAGAAGGAAGAGAAAGAAAGGATAGCCAGATCCGCACATTAA